The genomic stretch ATACCATACCTCAGCATTTTTATAATGAAGTTTAATAAGATCAATAGCAATAATGCCAACAAAGGTACCATCAATGGTTGTTTCTATTAAAAAAGTAAACTTTTTCCGGTTTTGTCCGGAATATGATTCCGATTTCCAGCTTTGGATGAGCTTTTGGGTTTCCTCTATGTCTTCAGAGTAAGAGCTGGGATTAAATAATGTACTTTCAGGTTTTAATAACATTTCATGTACATGGGAGACATCGTTTTCTTTGAAGGGACGTAAGGCTAGTCTCTGAGATCCCAATATAAGATCATGCATTGTAATAATCTGTTTTTTTGATTGAATATTAAAGGCAAGATATAAAAAATAATCAGAATACAAGGATTAGAAAATAGTCTGCAACATTCATATAGCAGGCGAAAACGATTTTTCATAATTACGGCTTCCCGTAAGTTTAATATTGTGCTTTTACTTACTATTGCATTATAATCTCACATAAACCATGGAAATTTTAATCATTATTGTGTTAGTAATTGTGACCATTTATATTAACACAAAATCACGGAAACTTAAAAAAGAGGTGCTCAAAAAAGACAATCAGATTACAACGCTGAGCAGAGATAACAACCAATTAAAGGCTGAGGTATCTCAGCTTCAAATGGATAAAATCGTTTTGAATAAAAAAATAGCCGAACTACTACAGCATAATAATGCTTTAAGAAAATACCAGGATATCATTGACGTAAAAACAGAATGTGAATATCTGTTGCAAAAAGCGCAGAGAGACAGTTTGAAGGTAAAGGCCAGAGCTGAACTTGAACTCTCGGATGCGAAAGATGAAGCTCGCGAAATGCGTAAAAATGTAAAAGAATTGACTGAGAAAAGATCTAGGGAAATCGAGTTACTGTACGAAAATGCTGTAAATGAGGCTAGACGTATTGTAGATAATGCAGAAGTAAGAGCAGAATCAATTGGTGGGGATGCCTACCGAAGTTTAAGGGAAGCAGATCAGATTGCAGAGAGGATTAAGGCGATGAAAAATGTCATTAAAGGCTATGGAAATGAATATTTAATACCCACCTATACTTTATTGGATGAGCTAGCAGAAGATTTCGGGCATAAAGAAGCTGGGGAAAATCTAAAGAAACTACGTCAGAATAATAAGTTGATGATTGTAAGCAGACAGGCTGGAATTTGCGATTATATGGATGAATCAAGAAGGAATACAGCTATCGATTTCGTTATTGATGCCTATAATGGAAAGATAGATTCTATTTTATCTTCCGTTAAAAAAGACAATTTTGGAACACTGAAACAAAAGATGGATGATGCCTTCCAGTTGGTTAATTTTAATGGCCAGGCATTTAGAAATGCAAGAATCTCGGAGGTATATCATAGTGCCCGAGTTGAAGAATTGAAATGGGCAGTTGTGGTGCAGGAGTTGAAATGGCAGGAACAGGAAGAACAAAGACAGATTCGGGAGCAGATTCGTGAAGAAGAGAAAGCGCGTAAAGAATATGAAAAAGCGATTAGGGAAGCTGAAAAAGAAGAACTTACTTTAAAAAGGCTGATTGAAAAGGCAGAATCTCAGGTGGCAAGAGCCAATGAAGAGCAAAAAATTCTTTTCCAGCAAAAATTGGATGAATTACAGCAAAAACTTATTCAGGCAGAAGAGAAAAATCAAAGAGCGATATCCATGGCTCAGCAGACTAGAACAGGAAATGTTTATATTATTTCTAATATTGGATCATTTGGAGAAGATGTTTATAAAATCGGTATGACGAGACGCTTGGAACCTTTGGATCGTGTTCGGGAATTAGGAGATGCCAGTGTTCCATTTGAGTTTGATGTTCATGCAATGATTTATTGTGAAGATGCTCCGGCTTTGGAAAAACAATTGCACAGAAAGTTTTTGAAAAGCCAACTGAATAAAATCAATCCGAGAAAAGAGTTCTTTAAATTAAATATTCATGATGTAAGAAACTATCTGGAGTCTATGGGAATTAGCTGCAAATGGACATTGTCTGCTGAAGCCAAACAATATCGTGAAACCTTGAAACTTGAAGAAGAAATGAAAACCAATAAACAGCTTGAAGCCGAATGGGAACAATATCAGGAAGTTGAGGATCCTGTTATTTATGATGAAGTAATGAGCGAAGAATAGGATAATGCTTCAAGTTCTGTATATATATTGAAATAGAGCCTTTAAACATTCAGTTTGAAAGGCTTTTTCTGTAATTTTTTTTGAAAACAGATGGCCTCTTCCAAGATTTTAATTGATCAATATCTGCCAACTTTTATAGTAGCAAAGGCCATTAAATTAGGCTAATATGAATCATAAAAATAAAAATTACCATAGTAAATGCTGTCGCAATTGAAGACATGCCTGCTTTCTCAACAATGGAAAGGTCCCTAATCTAAGATTTAACGGATGTTCTTCGATTGATAATTTCACCAGAATTCACAGAAATATCCCTATTTTAGATGGCTAAAATAGACAGTATTGTAATTTTCAATGGATAAGTCATCAATCAATAATTATTTCCATTCCCTGTTCAGTATCAAAGATGAAGTGGTTGAAAAAATCACGGAAACTTTTAGCCAGTTTCAGTTAAAGGCTCACGCTGTATTGCTGGATCAAAATACCATCAGTACCAAAACGTATTTCCTGGAAAAAGGGTATGTCCGTTCGTATTTGCTGAATGAAGATAATGAAGAAATTACTACTAATATTTATGCTGCTCCTTGCTTTGTCAATGATTTTTTATCCTTTTTCAGACAGCAGCCAACAAAAGAGATTTATCAGGCTGTTACAGATTGTACCTTCTGGGAAACCGGTTTGGAAAACGTACAGCATAACTTTCATAATATTCCTGAGTTTCGTGAGTTCAGCAGGCTTCTTTTTGTAGTTAATTACCATAATATTCACAACAGACTTATTGAAATGGCAAGTCAGAAGGCTTCCACCCGGTACTCTAATCTGATGAAGAAAGATCCGGATATTTTCCAGTATGTTCCTTTAAAGGTGATAGCTTCTTATCTGGGGATTAAAGACAGCTCATTAAGCAGAATCAGAAGGGATATTCATAAATAAAAGGCTGGAAGTTACTGCTTGTCGAATATAATCGGCTAATTTTTTATTTAACCGTAGTGGTCACAAAGATTTATAATGATGTATTTTAAATCTGTTCACCATGGGAGTTCCAGTTGTTTTATAAACTCACCAGAACTTCCGGCTTCCGGCCTCTCTCTTGTCATCTTAGCCTCCAATTATCATTTCTTTTCATTTGTCAAGTGATAGATTGAAATTTGTCATCCATCTTTGTGAAAAATAATTTCATGAACAAAAAGCATATTGTCATTGTAGGATTAGGAGGTGTTGGCGGATATTTTGGTTTTAAGATCAATCAGGTTAATGAGGCTTCTGGAAAATATACTGTTTCTTTTGTAGCAAGAGGGGAAACTTATGATAAAGTAAAAGAAAACGGATTAGTGTTACTTTCACCGGAACATCCTGATGACCGAACTCATCCTGATGCTATAGAAAAAGAGATCAGTAATATCAAAAATCCTGATCTAGTGTTAATTTGTGTAAAAGAATATGATCTGGAAAACGTTTGCAGACAGCTTAAGGAGATTATTACCAAAGAAACTGTATTGCTTCCTATGATGAATGGAGCAGATATTTACGACAGAATCCGGAAAATAATTCCGGAACATGTTATTCTGCCAACCTGTATTTATGTGGCCTCTCATATTAAAGAAAGAGGAACAGTAGAACATAAGGGGAAAGCAGGGAAGATGATTGTAGGAAGAGACCCTGAGCACTTTTCAGATGATATTGCATGGGTTGCAGATCTACTTCAGGAAAGTAAAATTGATTTTGATTGTAAAGACAATTCTTTAACAGATATCTGGACTAAATTTATCTTCATTGCAAGTTTTGGACTGGTAACTGCCAAGCATAACTCATCCATAGGAACTGTATGTACTGATGAACAGCAAAAGCACGAAGCAACAGAAATTATGAAAGAAATAAAACTGATTGCAGATAAAAAAGAAATTCATCTTTCTGAAGATATTATAGAAGAAACTTTTGAAAAAGCTTCTACATTTCCTTTTGAAACCCCAACATCTTTACAACTGGACATTCATTCCGGGAAGAAAGATAATGAGCTAGAGCTGTTTGCCGGAGCTGTTTTAAAATATGGTACAGAGATGAATATTGAAACTCCTTTCACTCAAAAGATTTATAATGAGATTAAAGGAAAATAGGAGTTGAATTATCACACTATAACTAAAAAAGGCGGATTTTAATCCGCCTTAATTGATTGAATAGAAATTTAAATATAATGAAGGTTTGAATGTCTTTTTTATTAAAACTCACGACCCCTGTCTTTAATAGTCCTGAATCTTGTTTTAAAGAAATTATCTGCTTTAGTATTGAATTCATCAGAGTAAACAACCAAAGTGGCATGTCCTGAATCAGGTAGAATCCACAGATTGGCTTTCGGTATATTTTTGAATATTTCCAATGTATGTTCCGGTTTTATCACATCATAATCTCCTCCGATAACCAGAACAGGAACTTTAATATCCTTTAAACTTTTTGGATCTATATTGGGTTGTTCGTTTAGTAATCTTTTAAGTTTT from Chryseobacterium indologenes encodes the following:
- a CDS encoding DUF4041 domain-containing protein, translating into MEILIIIVLVIVTIYINTKSRKLKKEVLKKDNQITTLSRDNNQLKAEVSQLQMDKIVLNKKIAELLQHNNALRKYQDIIDVKTECEYLLQKAQRDSLKVKARAELELSDAKDEAREMRKNVKELTEKRSREIELLYENAVNEARRIVDNAEVRAESIGGDAYRSLREADQIAERIKAMKNVIKGYGNEYLIPTYTLLDELAEDFGHKEAGENLKKLRQNNKLMIVSRQAGICDYMDESRRNTAIDFVIDAYNGKIDSILSSVKKDNFGTLKQKMDDAFQLVNFNGQAFRNARISEVYHSARVEELKWAVVVQELKWQEQEEQRQIREQIREEEKARKEYEKAIREAEKEELTLKRLIEKAESQVARANEEQKILFQQKLDELQQKLIQAEEKNQRAISMAQQTRTGNVYIISNIGSFGEDVYKIGMTRRLEPLDRVRELGDASVPFEFDVHAMIYCEDAPALEKQLHRKFLKSQLNKINPRKEFFKLNIHDVRNYLESMGISCKWTLSAEAKQYRETLKLEEEMKTNKQLEAEWEQYQEVEDPVIYDEVMSEE
- a CDS encoding ketopantoate reductase family protein, translated to MNKKHIVIVGLGGVGGYFGFKINQVNEASGKYTVSFVARGETYDKVKENGLVLLSPEHPDDRTHPDAIEKEISNIKNPDLVLICVKEYDLENVCRQLKEIITKETVLLPMMNGADIYDRIRKIIPEHVILPTCIYVASHIKERGTVEHKGKAGKMIVGRDPEHFSDDIAWVADLLQESKIDFDCKDNSLTDIWTKFIFIASFGLVTAKHNSSIGTVCTDEQQKHEATEIMKEIKLIADKKEIHLSEDIIEETFEKASTFPFETPTSLQLDIHSGKKDNELELFAGAVLKYGTEMNIETPFTQKIYNEIKGK
- a CDS encoding Crp/Fnr family transcriptional regulator yields the protein MDKSSINNYFHSLFSIKDEVVEKITETFSQFQLKAHAVLLDQNTISTKTYFLEKGYVRSYLLNEDNEEITTNIYAAPCFVNDFLSFFRQQPTKEIYQAVTDCTFWETGLENVQHNFHNIPEFREFSRLLFVVNYHNIHNRLIEMASQKASTRYSNLMKKDPDIFQYVPLKVIASYLGIKDSSLSRIRRDIHK
- a CDS encoding GNAT family N-acetyltransferase yields the protein MHDLILGSQRLALRPFKENDVSHVHEMLLKPESTLFNPSSYSEDIEETQKLIQSWKSESYSGQNRKKFTFLIETTIDGTFVGIIAIDLIKLHYKNAEVWYKLSPDIWGKGYATEALKRIIQFGFEDLKLHRIEAGCAVDNTASYKVMEKCGMIREAHRRKLLPLKNGWSDNYEYAILEEDYFSK